A window from Branchiostoma lanceolatum isolate klBraLanc5 chromosome 9, klBraLanc5.hap2, whole genome shotgun sequence encodes these proteins:
- the LOC136441623 gene encoding phosphotriesterase-related protein-like isoform X2 produces the protein MNICFSVCGWIDPDSLGKTLTHEHLVADFSCFWSKPSQYVPHLDTVSFTMDPKSLGFIKQYPYNFLDNLNLHGEENHMVEELNFFRRNGGSSIVECTTLGLSRDVGRLKKISMETGVNVICGTGYYTANTHPPNMDSLTEEQLVSTMVHDITQGADGTDVMCGVIGEIGCSWPLTDNELKVLKAAATAQSETGCPVIIHPGGHTDSPSEIIRVLQEAGGDVGATLMCHMDCTFFELEDVLEFASLGSYLEWDFFGVEVSHCQWADIDMPNDAMRIKMIRQVLEEGHADKVVISHDVDTKHRLMHYGGHGYSHILLNVVPMMRSRGISEKDINKILVQNPKQLLTFK, from the exons ATGAACATTTGTTTTTCAGTGTGCGGCTGGATTGATCCAGACAGCCTGGGTAAGACCCTGACACATGAACACCTGGTGGCAGACTTCTCCTGCTTCTGGTCCAAGCCGTCCCAATATGTTCCTCACCTGGAtaccgtgtccttcacaatggATCCGAAGAGTCTGGGATTCATCAAACAATATCC GTACAACTTCTTAGACAACCTCAATCTCCATGGGGAGGAGAATCACATGGTGGAAGAGCTGAACTTCTTCAGACGAAATGGAGGCTCTTCCATCGTTGAATGCACCACCCTTGGGCTGAGCAGAGATGTTGGGAGACTGAAGAAGATCTCCATGGAAACAGGAGTAAATGTTATCTGTGGCACAG GTTACTACACGGCCAACACCCATCCCCCCAACATGGACAGCCTCACAGAGGAGCAGCTGGTATCTACCATGGTTCACGACATCACCCAGGGGGCTGATGGGACTGACGTCATGTGCGGGGTGATTGGGGAGATCGGCTGTTCTTGGCCACTTACAG ACAATGAACTGAAAGTTCTCAAGGCCGCGGCAACAGCGCAGAGTGAGACAGGTTGTCCTGTCATCATCCATCCTGGAGGGCACACAGACTCCCCCTCTGAGATCATTCGTGTACTGCAAGAAGCAGGTGGTGACGTCGGCGCAACATTGATGTGTCATATGGACT GTACGTTTTTTGAGCTCGAGGATGTTCTAGAGTTTGCCTCGCTGGGCAGCTACCTGGAGTGGGATTTCTTCGGAGTGGAGGTTTCCCACTGCCAGTGGGCGGACATCGATATGCCGAACGACGCCATGAGGATCAAGATGATCCGCCAGGTGCTGGAGGAGGGACATGCTGACAAAGTCGTCATCTCTCACGACGTGGACACCAAACATCGGCTG ATGCACTATGGCGGCCACGGCTACTCCCACATCCTGCTTAATGTTGTACCCATGATGCG
- the LOC136441623 gene encoding phosphotriesterase-related protein-like isoform X1 translates to MKGKIQTVCGWIDPDSLGKTLTHEHLVADFSCFWSKPSQYVPHLDTVSFTMDPKSLGFIKQYPYNFLDNLNLHGEENHMVEELNFFRRNGGSSIVECTTLGLSRDVGRLKKISMETGVNVICGTGYYTANTHPPNMDSLTEEQLVSTMVHDITQGADGTDVMCGVIGEIGCSWPLTDNELKVLKAAATAQSETGCPVIIHPGGHTDSPSEIIRVLQEAGGDVGATLMCHMDCTFFELEDVLEFASLGSYLEWDFFGVEVSHCQWADIDMPNDAMRIKMIRQVLEEGHADKVVISHDVDTKHRLMHYGGHGYSHILLNVVPMMRSRGISEKDINKILVQNPKQLLTFK, encoded by the exons ATGAAAGGGAAAATTCAGACAG TGTGCGGCTGGATTGATCCAGACAGCCTGGGTAAGACCCTGACACATGAACACCTGGTGGCAGACTTCTCCTGCTTCTGGTCCAAGCCGTCCCAATATGTTCCTCACCTGGAtaccgtgtccttcacaatggATCCGAAGAGTCTGGGATTCATCAAACAATATCC GTACAACTTCTTAGACAACCTCAATCTCCATGGGGAGGAGAATCACATGGTGGAAGAGCTGAACTTCTTCAGACGAAATGGAGGCTCTTCCATCGTTGAATGCACCACCCTTGGGCTGAGCAGAGATGTTGGGAGACTGAAGAAGATCTCCATGGAAACAGGAGTAAATGTTATCTGTGGCACAG GTTACTACACGGCCAACACCCATCCCCCCAACATGGACAGCCTCACAGAGGAGCAGCTGGTATCTACCATGGTTCACGACATCACCCAGGGGGCTGATGGGACTGACGTCATGTGCGGGGTGATTGGGGAGATCGGCTGTTCTTGGCCACTTACAG ACAATGAACTGAAAGTTCTCAAGGCCGCGGCAACAGCGCAGAGTGAGACAGGTTGTCCTGTCATCATCCATCCTGGAGGGCACACAGACTCCCCCTCTGAGATCATTCGTGTACTGCAAGAAGCAGGTGGTGACGTCGGCGCAACATTGATGTGTCATATGGACT GTACGTTTTTTGAGCTCGAGGATGTTCTAGAGTTTGCCTCGCTGGGCAGCTACCTGGAGTGGGATTTCTTCGGAGTGGAGGTTTCCCACTGCCAGTGGGCGGACATCGATATGCCGAACGACGCCATGAGGATCAAGATGATCCGCCAGGTGCTGGAGGAGGGACATGCTGACAAAGTCGTCATCTCTCACGACGTGGACACCAAACATCGGCTG ATGCACTATGGCGGCCACGGCTACTCCCACATCCTGCTTAATGTTGTACCCATGATGCG
- the LOC136441625 gene encoding phosphotriesterase-related protein-like gives MKGKIQTVCGWIDPESLGKTLTHEHLVADFSCFRSKPSQHAPHLDTVSFTMENLGFIRQYPYNFLENLSLHGEENHMVEELEFFKQNGGSSIVECTTLGLSRDVGKLKKISMETGVNVICGTGYYTASTHPPSMDNLTQEQLVSTMVHDITQGADGTDVRCGVIGEVGCSWPLTDNERKVLKATATAQSETGCPVIIHPGRHTDAPSEIIRVLQEAGGDVGATVMSHIDRTFFEPEDVLEFASLGSYLEWDFFGLEVSHCQWADIDMPNDAMRIKMIRQVLEEGHADKVVISHDVDTKHRLMHYGGHGYSHILLNVVPMMMNRGISEEDINKILVENPKQWLVFK, from the exons ATGAAAGGGAAAATTCAGACAG TGTGTGGTTGGATTGACCCAGAAAGCCTGGGTAAAACCCTGACACATGAACACCTGGTGGCTGACTTCTCCTGCTTCCGGTCCAAGCCATCCCAGCATGCTCCTCACCTGGATACCGTGTCATTTACAATGGAGAATCTGGGATTCATCAGACAATATCC GTACAACTTCTTAGAAAACCTTAGTCTTCATGGGGAGGAGAATCACATGGTGGAAGAGCTGGAATTCTTCAAACAGAATGGAGGCTCTTCCATCGTTGAATGCACCACCCTCGGGCTGAGCAGAGATGTTGGAAAACTGAAGAAAATCTCCATGGAAACAGGAGTGAATGTCATCTGCGGCACAG GCTACTACACGGCAAGCACCCATCCCCCCAGCATGGACAACCTCACACAGGAGCAGCTGGTGTCTACCATGGTCCACGACATCACCCAGGGGGCTGATGGGACTGACGTCAGGTGCGGGGTGATTGGGGAGGTCGGCTGTTCTTGGCCACtaacag ACAATGAAAGGAAAGTTCTGAAGGCCACGGCCACAGCACAGAGTGAGACAGGTTGTCCTGTCATCATCCATCCTGGAAGGCACACAGACGCCCCCTCTGAGATCATTCGTGTACTGCAGGAAGCAGGTGGTGACGTCGGCGCAACGGTGATGTCCCATATTGACC GTACGTTTTTCGAGCCCGAGGACGTTCTAGAGTTTGCCTCGCTGGGCAGCTACCTGGAGTGGGATTTCTTCGGACTGGAGGTTTCCCACTGCCAGTGGGCGGACATAGACATGCCGAACGACGCCATGAGGATCAAAATGATCCGCCAGGTGCTGGAGGAGGGACATGCTGACAAAGTCGTCATCTCTCACGACGTGGACACCAAACATCGGCTG ATGCACTACGGCGGCCACGGCTACTCCCACATCCTACTCAATGTTGTACCCATGATGATGAACAGAGGAATATCTGAGGAAGACATCAATAAGATTCTCGTCGAGAATCCCAAACAATGGCTAGTCTTCAAGTAG